The Methylomarinum vadi genome has a window encoding:
- a CDS encoding DUF2202 domain-containing protein, giving the protein MSKVQWSIVGLLVALVLSFAAGPAYSGQKKAGGNQPLSAAEAESLLFMREEEKMARDVYLTFYQFWQDEVFNNIADSEQSHMDAIQSLLEKYDLPDPVIDGIGLFTNTDLQQLFDQLIERGDTSRMAALYVGALIEEVDMRDIQEAIDMMDHEDIITVYENLLKGSRNHLRAFVGKIEDEGLVYEAQVLSQEEVDEIVDSPMERGGR; this is encoded by the coding sequence ATGTCTAAGGTTCAATGGTCAATCGTTGGTTTACTAGTCGCATTGGTACTGTCTTTTGCAGCTGGTCCCGCCTACAGCGGACAAAAAAAGGCTGGCGGCAATCAACCGTTGAGTGCCGCCGAAGCGGAGTCGCTACTGTTTATGCGGGAAGAGGAGAAAATGGCCAGGGATGTGTATTTAACGTTTTATCAATTCTGGCAGGATGAGGTATTCAACAATATTGCCGATTCCGAACAATCGCATATGGATGCGATCCAGTCGTTGTTGGAAAAATACGATTTGCCCGATCCGGTCATCGATGGAATCGGCCTGTTTACCAATACCGATTTGCAACAATTATTCGACCAGTTGATTGAACGCGGCGACACATCCCGCATGGCGGCGCTTTACGTCGGCGCCTTGATCGAAGAGGTTGATATGCGCGACATACAGGAAGCCATCGACATGATGGATCATGAAGACATTATCACCGTCTATGAAAACCTCTTGAAAGGGTCGCGTAACCATTTAAGGGCCTTTGTCGGTAAGATCGAGGATGAAGGCTTGGTCTACGAGGCGCAAGTGCTGAGCCAAGAAGAAGTCGACGAGATCGTCGATTCGCCGATGGAAAGGGGAGGAAGGTAA